A stretch of Pelecanus crispus isolate bPelCri1 chromosome 3, bPelCri1.pri, whole genome shotgun sequence DNA encodes these proteins:
- the CCR6 gene encoding LOW QUALITY PROTEIN: C-C chemokine receptor type 6 (The sequence of the model RefSeq protein was modified relative to this genomic sequence to represent the inferred CDS: substituted 2 bases at 2 genomic stop codons), with protein MTSTHNTLCPARKMSLSLQNQEEADRAKTALREATESSHGERLQILCEGESQRVCKEGCLGFVTGSKENVLXSALLLRLMVNVLEAATKEFNRITHPLSPDLQTIFKSEILGKAFXSSSQHIFLSENYTAKMNLTETCTTDFPYYSDYASLIMQPCSKLEVRNFTKAFLPVVYSLICIIGLVGNIFVVLTFALYERTKSMTDVYLFNMAIADILFVLTLPLWAVNYAADEWIFGDFICKMTRGIYAINFSCGMLLLAFISVDRYIAIVQATKSFKFRARTLAYSKLICLVVWLSSILISSSSFLYSESYSFSTNDTKEICDHRFDKMSKSTMLKSLLLCLQVGFGFFIPFIFMIFCYTFIVKSLQQAQNSKRNKAIRVIVLIVAVFLVCQVPYNIVLLVTAVNMGKIDKSCDNDKIMAYAKYTTEAVAFLHCCVNPVLYAFIGVKFRSYFVKIMKDLWCVRYKKYNKRSSRTNSDIYHSRQTSEIPTDNASSFTI; from the exons TGTGAAGGTGAATCACAAAGGGTCTGCAAGGAAGGCTGTCTGGGCTTTGTAACTGGgtcaaaagaaaatgtgctgtGAAG TGCACTCCTGTTGAGGCTGATGGTAAATGTGCTTGAGGCAGCCACAAAAGAATTTAACAGAATCACACATCCTCTTTCACCTGATCTTCAGACAATTTTCAAATCTG aaatccttGGGAAAGCATTTTGAAGTTCCTCTcaacatattttcctttctgagaaCTATACTGCCAAAATGAATCTT ACAGAGACTTGCACCACAGATTTTCCATATTATTCAGACTATGCTTCTCTAATCATGCAACCTTGTTCTAAGTTGGAAGTCAGGAACttcacaaaagcatttctgCCAGTTGTGTATTCATTGATTTGTATCATCGGCCTAGTTGGTAACATCTTTGTAGTGCTGACCTTTGCTTTATATGAAAGAACCAAGTCCATGACGGATGTGTACCTCTTCAACATGGCCATAGCAGACATACTGTTTGTTCTCACTCTCCCACTGTGGGCAGTGAATTATGCTGCTGATGAATGGATTTTTGGtgatttcatttgcaaaatgacCAGAGGTATCTATGCAATCAACTTCAGCTGTGGCATGCTACTTTTGGCCTTTATCAGTGTGGACCGGTACATTGCTATCGTACAGGCAACAAAGTCATTTAAATTCAGGGCAAGAACACTTGCATATAGTAAACTCATTTGTTTGGTCGTGTGGCTATCATCAATTTTAATCTCTAGCTCCTCTTTTCTATACAGTGAAAGTTACAGCTTCTCCACCAATGACACCAAAGAGATTTGTGACCACAGATTTGACAAAATGTCTAAAAGCACTATGCTGAAATCACTGCTGCTGTGTCTACAAGTTGGATTTGGATTTTTTATACCTTTCATATTCATGATTTTTTGCTATACATTCATTGTCAAATCCTTACAACAAGCTCAGaattccaaaagaaacaaagcaatccGTGTGATCGTATTGATTGTAGCTGTTTTCCTAGTTTGCCAGGTACCTTATAACATTGTTCTTCTTGTGACAGCCGTAAATATGGGCAAGATAGACAAATCTTGTGATAATGACAAGATAATGGCCTATGCGAAATACACCACTGAAGCCGTAGCATTTTTACACTGTTGTGTGAACCCTGTGCTCTATGCATTTATTGGAGTGAAGTTCAGAAGTTATTTTGTGAAGATAATGAAGGACCTATGGTGCGTGAGATACAAGAAATACAATAAACGTAGTTCAAGGACAAACTCTGATATTTATCATTCAAGACAGACTAGTGAAATTCCGACTGACAATGCATCTTCTTTTACTATATAA